Proteins from one methanogenic archaeon mixed culture ISO4-G1 genomic window:
- a CDS encoding ABC transporter ATP-binding/permease protein, with the protein MGMNSSISDSFVRLGNYVGDQRRTIRKCILTSLFATVLLYLIPYICGALLNDIVEDGDRTDNIHFIVDVCTIIILMVIIWYIATTESKRKMALISLEIGKRMRVDMNDKMLKAPITFIESIPSGDLSSRFTYDLKMVTKLISADYNGFVVHLTMIVAVIIMMFVTSPLLALVNMLLIPIVYLAVRRLTKQSEKDFAVQKEMVSSLNMQMAEIVATHRTIKAENLEKEVLENFESTNKEFSESFIKARSLSGIIGPIVGVTVNTGYLVTVVVGAIMMIYGMLDVGMFMTFMIYVRTLTTPINTAATVYNNIRDDIMSLDRVLEILEAPEEVHPGFRKFDVRGRLTMEDVCFSYPDGAEVLHSISLEVGPGEITAITGPTGSGKTTVANLIMGFYKPSSGMIRIDDVDMNEIDISVLSASLSAVLQDPWIFEGTIRENIVYNSNASEERMLEFSKAVGIDGFVSKLPNGYDTVIGEEMHRLPLSQKRRIALARAILRDPKILILDEAVAGIDPISGQTILDLLKDYSRKHAVVIITHNQALIDQMDRVIRFDDGKVVSA; encoded by the coding sequence ATGGGCATGAACAGTTCGATCAGCGACAGCTTCGTACGTCTGGGCAACTACGTCGGCGATCAGAGGCGCACCATCCGCAAATGCATACTGACTTCGCTTTTCGCAACGGTCCTGCTGTATCTCATCCCGTACATATGCGGAGCCCTGCTCAACGATATCGTTGAGGACGGCGACAGGACGGATAATATACATTTCATAGTCGACGTATGCACCATCATAATCCTCATGGTCATCATCTGGTACATCGCGACCACCGAATCCAAGCGTAAAATGGCCTTGATATCGCTGGAGATCGGAAAGAGGATGAGGGTCGACATGAACGACAAGATGCTCAAGGCGCCCATCACGTTCATCGAGAGCATCCCGTCAGGTGATCTCAGTTCCCGCTTCACCTACGACCTCAAGATGGTCACCAAGCTGATATCGGCGGATTACAACGGATTCGTTGTGCACCTGACTATGATCGTCGCCGTCATCATAATGATGTTCGTGACATCACCCCTGCTGGCACTTGTGAACATGCTGCTGATCCCCATAGTCTATCTGGCGGTCAGGCGCCTTACTAAGCAGTCGGAGAAGGACTTCGCCGTACAGAAGGAGATGGTGTCCAGTCTGAACATGCAGATGGCGGAGATAGTGGCCACCCACAGGACCATCAAGGCGGAGAACCTGGAGAAGGAGGTGCTCGAGAACTTCGAGAGCACCAACAAGGAGTTCTCCGAATCGTTCATCAAGGCACGCTCGCTCTCTGGGATCATCGGACCGATCGTGGGAGTCACGGTCAACACGGGATATCTCGTCACTGTCGTGGTCGGTGCGATAATGATGATCTACGGCATGCTGGATGTCGGTATGTTCATGACATTCATGATCTACGTGAGGACACTCACCACACCCATCAACACCGCCGCCACCGTCTACAACAACATCCGCGACGACATCATGTCATTGGACAGGGTCCTGGAGATCCTGGAGGCACCGGAAGAGGTGCACCCCGGCTTCAGGAAGTTCGATGTCAGGGGCAGGCTGACGATGGAGGATGTATGCTTCTCATACCCGGATGGTGCGGAGGTTCTGCACTCGATCTCGCTGGAGGTCGGACCCGGCGAGATCACCGCCATCACCGGACCCACCGGCTCGGGCAAGACCACGGTCGCGAACCTCATCATGGGATTCTACAAGCCCAGTTCCGGGATGATACGGATCGACGATGTCGATATGAACGAGATTGATATATCCGTCCTAAGTGCCAGCCTGTCCGCTGTCCTTCAGGATCCGTGGATCTTCGAGGGCACGATAAGGGAGAACATCGTCTACAACAGCAACGCCTCCGAGGAGAGGATGCTCGAGTTCTCGAAGGCCGTCGGCATAGACGGATTCGTCAGTAAACTGCCCAACGGATACGACACGGTCATTGGAGAAGAGATGCACAGGCTCCCGCTGTCCCAGAAGAGGAGGATCGCACTCGCCCGTGCCATCCTCAGGGATCCCAAGATCCTGATCCTCGATGAGGCCGTGGCCGGGATCGATCCCATCTCCGGGCAGACTATCCTCGATCTGCTGAAGGATTACAGCAGGAAGCATGCCGTGGTTATCATAACCCACAACCAGGCGCTGATAGACCAGATGGACCGTGTCATCCGTTTCGATGACGGAAAGGTCGTGTCCGCCTGA
- a CDS encoding ABC transporter ATP-binding/permease protein, producing MNGRENQSLSGILRPYWQYIILIVAIDILGAVAQIGTIQLFGPILDEGVYAKDVDKVLELGFYLLLLTAELAAVLATTAYIASLVATSVSKNLRMRIMESTLALKDLHSAEGSSVDPLTTLTEDVSSVQRYVFETLSSYVAMPILLVVLLYNAYYTSPVISCIMVAVMAVILTVSYVISLRVHPLFDSNIKAMNRVNGALKEKITGARTVRGYSGYEYETEKFEGISNEFGKSNKRIKLNSFYIPYLATAMMWVFIVFIFIISTIDDDDPNFNVIEVIIFMQYATYIVSTLALIPYLCVGIPRARVCFNRINRLANRDWAVGDEAVPYRMGEDEVVRVEDVRIVDAYGMKAVDGISFNLRKGEVVSLVGPNDCGSSALIMAMMGFKGFDSGRIVVGGYDASSYDSSKIHDTVAYASNSINLFSNTLRFNIDPHRRHTDDEILEVCAELGLDRYIEGLPEGLDTFISEEKVIMSGGQRLQIIIARCILRDAELYVFDECFFSIDMETRHRIMETIRKRCAQKAVLFIGHDASTCEMSDRTILMDNGVISDSGSHEELLSRSELYNKLYRVGQGRCGIWA from the coding sequence ATGAACGGACGTGAGAACCAGAGCCTATCCGGTATCCTGCGTCCGTATTGGCAATACATCATCCTGATCGTGGCCATAGACATTCTCGGAGCCGTCGCACAGATTGGCACCATCCAGCTCTTCGGACCGATACTTGACGAAGGTGTCTACGCAAAGGACGTGGACAAGGTCCTCGAATTGGGATTTTACCTGCTGCTTCTGACAGCGGAGCTCGCTGCCGTCCTTGCGACGACGGCCTATATCGCATCCCTGGTGGCCACCTCCGTATCGAAGAACCTCAGGATGAGGATAATGGAATCCACCCTGGCCCTCAAGGACCTGCATTCGGCCGAGGGGAGTTCGGTGGATCCGCTTACAACGCTCACCGAGGATGTCAGCTCGGTCCAGAGATACGTCTTCGAGACCCTGAGTTCGTATGTTGCGATGCCCATACTATTGGTCGTGCTGCTGTACAACGCATACTATACCAGTCCTGTGATATCGTGCATAATGGTCGCGGTCATGGCTGTGATCCTCACCGTCTCATACGTGATCTCCCTGAGGGTCCACCCCTTGTTCGATTCTAACATAAAGGCCATGAACAGGGTCAACGGCGCCCTGAAAGAGAAGATAACCGGGGCACGCACGGTCCGCGGTTATTCAGGCTACGAATACGAGACCGAGAAGTTCGAGGGCATAAGCAACGAGTTCGGCAAGAGCAATAAGAGGATCAAGCTTAACAGTTTCTACATCCCGTATCTGGCGACCGCGATGATGTGGGTCTTCATAGTCTTCATCTTCATCATATCCACGATCGATGACGACGACCCCAACTTCAATGTCATCGAGGTCATCATATTCATGCAGTACGCGACCTACATTGTTTCCACCCTGGCACTGATCCCATACCTTTGTGTCGGGATCCCAAGGGCGAGGGTCTGTTTCAACCGTATCAACAGGTTGGCGAACCGCGACTGGGCTGTCGGCGATGAGGCGGTCCCGTACAGGATGGGCGAGGACGAGGTCGTCCGTGTCGAGGACGTCAGAATAGTGGACGCATACGGCATGAAGGCGGTCGACGGGATATCGTTCAACTTACGCAAGGGCGAGGTCGTCTCATTGGTCGGTCCCAATGACTGCGGAAGCTCGGCCCTGATAATGGCGATGATGGGATTCAAGGGGTTCGATTCAGGGAGGATCGTGGTCGGAGGCTACGATGCATCGTCTTACGACTCCTCGAAGATCCACGATACCGTAGCGTACGCCAGCAACAGCATCAATCTGTTCAGTAACACACTGCGCTTCAATATCGACCCTCACAGGAGGCACACCGACGATGAGATCCTGGAAGTGTGTGCCGAACTCGGTCTTGACAGGTACATCGAAGGACTTCCGGAAGGGCTCGACACGTTCATCAGCGAGGAGAAGGTCATAATGTCTGGGGGACAGCGTCTCCAGATCATCATCGCCCGCTGCATACTGCGCGATGCCGAGCTGTACGTGTTCGACGAGTGCTTCTTCTCCATCGACATGGAGACCAGGCACCGCATCATGGAGACGATAAGGAAGAGATGCGCCCAGAAGGCCGTATTGTTCATCGGCCATGACGCATCCACATGCGAGATGTCGGACAGGACCATCCTGATGGACAACGGAGTCATATCGGATTCCGGAAGCCATGAGGAACTGCTCTCGAGGTCGGAGCTGTACAACAAACTCTACAGAGTGGGTCAGGGGAGGTGCGGCATATGGGCATGA
- a CDS encoding archaeal coiled-coil protein, which yields MEDFVEEIQQQDSQEEQQQAEQVTEQVTDTEEETTISSEEGLAAMEEKRSIVNEDAEKHRKLRDELNNQTKEWKAKRDALNGQVRELVDQAGKCREERDSYNQKVRETKELRDEWNQKVTALKEQLAPYRTEKAEEKDQVPLKQLKKQLQDLEYMQQTMPLGKDKENGIVKQIAVLAKQIGEREKTYEQNDEIKGLVAQLREAKAQAETYHHQVSEYAEQAQAAHDRMIGYYEQADKLRKEADAAQAKFIECKQAADEEHKKHIEQIKSVHEMDKDAAAFKNKKNSVKKKKVDETGKKEAKEIFERFKAGEKLSTEDLMALQKSGYL from the coding sequence ATGGAAGATTTTGTGGAGGAAATTCAGCAGCAGGATTCTCAGGAAGAGCAGCAGCAGGCAGAGCAGGTTACCGAGCAGGTTACCGACACCGAGGAGGAGACGACCATCTCGTCCGAGGAAGGCCTCGCAGCAATGGAGGAGAAGCGCAGCATCGTGAACGAGGATGCTGAGAAGCACAGGAAGCTCAGGGACGAGCTCAACAACCAGACCAAGGAGTGGAAGGCCAAGAGGGACGCACTCAACGGTCAGGTCAGGGAACTCGTCGACCAGGCAGGCAAGTGCAGGGAGGAGCGCGACTCCTACAACCAGAAGGTAAGGGAGACGAAAGAGCTCAGGGATGAGTGGAACCAGAAGGTCACCGCACTCAAGGAGCAGCTCGCACCTTACAGGACTGAGAAGGCAGAGGAGAAGGACCAGGTCCCCCTCAAGCAGCTGAAGAAACAGCTCCAGGATCTCGAATACATGCAGCAGACGATGCCCCTTGGAAAGGACAAGGAGAACGGAATCGTCAAGCAGATCGCCGTCCTCGCCAAACAGATCGGCGAGAGGGAGAAGACCTACGAGCAGAACGATGAGATCAAGGGTCTCGTCGCACAGCTCAGGGAGGCCAAGGCCCAGGCAGAGACCTACCACCACCAGGTCTCCGAGTACGCAGAGCAGGCTCAGGCAGCACACGACAGGATGATCGGCTACTACGAGCAGGCAGACAAGCTCAGGAAGGAAGCCGACGCAGCACAGGCGAAGTTCATCGAGTGCAAGCAGGCCGCCGACGAAGAGCACAAGAAGCACATCGAGCAGATCAAGTCCGTCCACGAGATGGACAAGGATGCAGCTGCCTTCAAGAACAAGAAGAACAGCGTCAAGAAGAAGAAGGTCGACGAGACTGGCAAGAAAGAGGCCAAGGAGATCTTCGAGCGCTTCAAGGCCGGAGAGAAGCTCTCCACCGAGGACCTTATGGCCCTCCAGAAGTCAGGCTACCTCTGA
- a CDS encoding universal stress protein, with product MYGNILLAVDGSEQNKDAVRQAVSLAEKLGSKITAVYVMPNTDLKPNMFGGDVGAEERQAITEKSAKEAFDFAEAMAASKGIGFETKLLFGKPCESIVAVSGDYDLLVCGTLGRSGLAKLMGSVSKSLVQYAKCSVLVIR from the coding sequence TTGTATGGCAATATCTTGCTGGCAGTGGATGGAAGCGAGCAGAACAAGGATGCAGTGAGGCAGGCAGTGTCTTTGGCCGAGAAATTGGGTTCGAAGATCACTGCCGTCTATGTGATGCCGAACACCGATCTGAAACCGAACATGTTCGGAGGAGATGTCGGAGCCGAGGAGAGGCAGGCCATAACGGAGAAGTCGGCGAAGGAAGCCTTCGATTTCGCCGAGGCGATGGCAGCCTCCAAAGGCATCGGTTTCGAGACCAAGTTGCTGTTCGGCAAACCCTGCGAGTCCATCGTGGCGGTTTCGGGAGATTACGATCTCCTTGTCTGCGGGACCCTGGGCCGTTCTGGTCTGGCCAAACTCATGGGCAGCGTCTCGAAATCACTCGTTCAGTATGCCAAGTGTTCTGTGCTTGTCATCCGCTGA
- a CDS encoding adenylosuccinate lyase PurB has product MSNSCPLDYRYGRAEMKAVFSEESRIQNQMYVEAALARAHASLGTISEADAKEITRVASLDVVSVERIKEIESETRHDLMAMVKAMTEKCEGDAGKYVHLGATSNDIVDTATALQIKAAMEIILEDVETFIHTLAVIAKRERDTLEIGRTHAQFAIPITFGFKIAGYIAEMIRHRERIIECMPRACAGKMAGAVGTGAALGKNFFEIQKRVMKDLGLTYEPAATQVVGRDRYTEVICLMANIATSIERYGTEIRNLQRSEIGEASEFFDVKKQVGSSTMAQKRNPMNSENCCGLARVVRGFVTPTFESQVLWHERDLSNSSTERFTLTHVFILTDEILKKMNWIFEGLEVHADKMLENIESSRGLVMAEPLMMKLTEKGIGRQDAHEIIRESSMIAEDQKRHLRDVLMEREDLKGVLTKEEIVATMDAANYVGGAREIVDKMVEAAENVTGRKVE; this is encoded by the coding sequence ATGAGCAACAGCTGTCCCCTCGACTACAGATACGGACGCGCCGAAATGAAGGCCGTCTTCTCGGAAGAGAGCCGTATCCAGAACCAGATGTACGTAGAAGCCGCCCTCGCAAGGGCCCACGCGTCCCTCGGCACGATTTCCGAGGCCGATGCGAAGGAGATCACCCGCGTGGCGAGCCTCGATGTCGTCAGTGTCGAGAGGATAAAGGAAATCGAGAGCGAGACCAGGCACGACCTCATGGCGATGGTAAAGGCCATGACCGAGAAGTGCGAGGGCGATGCCGGGAAGTACGTGCACCTCGGCGCCACATCCAACGACATCGTGGATACCGCCACGGCGCTCCAGATCAAAGCGGCCATGGAGATCATCCTGGAGGATGTGGAGACGTTCATCCACACGCTCGCCGTCATCGCCAAGAGGGAGAGGGACACCCTCGAGATCGGCAGGACGCACGCTCAGTTCGCTATCCCCATCACATTCGGATTCAAGATCGCCGGATACATCGCCGAGATGATCAGGCATAGGGAGAGGATCATCGAGTGCATGCCCAGGGCCTGCGCAGGAAAGATGGCGGGAGCCGTCGGTACCGGTGCCGCTCTGGGAAAGAACTTCTTCGAGATCCAGAAGAGGGTCATGAAGGACCTTGGCCTCACCTACGAGCCCGCCGCGACACAGGTCGTCGGAAGAGACAGGTACACTGAGGTCATCTGCCTCATGGCCAACATCGCCACCTCCATCGAGAGGTACGGGACCGAGATCAGGAACCTCCAGAGGTCCGAGATCGGCGAGGCGTCTGAATTCTTCGACGTGAAGAAGCAGGTCGGAAGCTCCACAATGGCCCAGAAGCGCAACCCGATGAACTCGGAGAACTGCTGCGGTCTAGCAAGGGTCGTCAGGGGATTCGTCACACCTACATTCGAGAGCCAGGTCCTCTGGCACGAGAGGGACCTGTCCAACTCCTCCACCGAGAGGTTCACGCTCACCCACGTCTTCATCCTCACGGACGAGATTCTCAAGAAGATGAACTGGATCTTCGAGGGACTCGAGGTCCATGCCGACAAGATGCTGGAGAACATCGAGTCCTCCAGGGGACTGGTCATGGCGGAGCCCCTCATGATGAAGCTCACCGAGAAGGGTATCGGCAGACAGGATGCGCACGAGATCATCAGGGAATCGTCCATGATCGCCGAGGACCAGAAGAGGCACCTCAGGGACGTCCTCATGGAGAGGGAGGACCTGAAGGGAGTGCTCACCAAGGAGGAGATCGTCGCCACCATGGACGCCGCCAACTACGTGGGCGGGGCCAGGGAGATCGTCGACAAGATGGTCGAGGCCGCCGAGAACGTCACCGGACGCAAGGTGGAATGA
- a CDS encoding pyridoxamine 5'-phosphate oxidase-like FMN-binding protein has translation MAQLTQEMIDELNATGIKSFATASKDGTPNVVPVGFLFMGPDGNIWVIDNYFKKTLQNLKENPKAAFFVWTRDFKESYQIKGTVTIESSGADYEKAVKMAHDKNEIYPAKNLIKMKVEDIFYVTPGDHAGNKL, from the coding sequence ATGGCACAGCTTACACAGGAAATGATCGACGAGTTGAACGCCACCGGCATCAAGTCGTTCGCAACTGCATCCAAGGACGGAACGCCCAATGTCGTCCCAGTAGGATTCCTCTTCATGGGTCCCGACGGGAACATCTGGGTCATCGACAACTACTTCAAGAAGACACTGCAGAACCTCAAGGAGAACCCCAAGGCGGCGTTCTTCGTCTGGACCAGGGATTTCAAGGAGTCCTATCAGATCAAGGGCACAGTGACCATCGAGAGCTCCGGAGCGGACTACGAGAAGGCGGTCAAGATGGCCCATGACAAGAACGAGATCTATCCGGCCAAGAACCTCATCAAGATGAAGGTCGAGGATATCTTCTATGTCACTCCCGGCGACCACGCCGGTAACAAACTCTGA
- a CDS encoding MFS transporter produces the protein MSREVIFSKDLILDMGVCMCCSLNYFLLLIVMVGFSTSAFGSSTAEGGLAAGLYVVGGLISRFFFGKYTELLGRKRMLVISISLSVVVSLAYFVVDSMMMLHLIRLVHGMIFGISSTCTADIAARLIPASRRGEGLGYYYLSVTFAMAIGPLIGMHYGALEDYTMVFTIGLAVYVLATVFSILMHVPEEGLTEEQKTEARSFTFNNLVQPSAIPLGLTCMVFYFAYSGVLAFIIQYTQGSTVEEVSSLFYLAVAVGTLLSRMTAGRIFDEHGPNIVIVPAFLAFTAGIVIYAQTADPGWFLFSGFLMGFSVSIVYSICQTIVVNESPAYRYGVTVATIGSVCDLGLGFGPYILGIVLVSTGYTDMYLICAAVGLFSMVMYWAVHGHRSFMVKRSNGC, from the coding sequence ATGAGCAGGGAGGTTATCTTCTCTAAGGACCTGATCCTCGACATGGGGGTGTGCATGTGTTGCTCCCTGAACTACTTCCTGCTGCTCATTGTGATGGTCGGTTTCTCAACGTCCGCTTTCGGGTCCTCCACGGCCGAAGGCGGTCTAGCCGCTGGACTGTATGTGGTAGGCGGCCTGATATCCAGGTTCTTCTTCGGGAAGTACACCGAGCTCCTCGGCAGGAAGAGGATGCTGGTGATATCGATATCGCTGTCCGTCGTCGTGTCCCTGGCCTATTTCGTGGTGGATTCGATGATGATGCTTCACCTCATCCGCTTGGTCCACGGCATGATATTCGGCATAAGCAGCACCTGCACCGCGGACATAGCCGCGAGACTGATACCGGCCAGCAGGAGGGGCGAGGGCCTTGGATACTACTATCTCTCGGTCACCTTCGCCATGGCCATAGGTCCACTCATAGGGATGCACTACGGTGCCCTGGAGGACTACACGATGGTCTTCACCATCGGACTGGCCGTCTACGTCCTGGCGACTGTGTTCTCGATCCTGATGCATGTCCCCGAGGAGGGCCTCACCGAGGAACAGAAGACGGAGGCGAGGAGTTTCACCTTCAACAACCTGGTGCAGCCTTCCGCAATCCCGCTGGGACTGACCTGCATGGTGTTCTATTTCGCATACTCCGGGGTGCTGGCCTTCATCATCCAGTACACCCAAGGCTCAACTGTGGAGGAGGTCAGTTCGCTGTTCTATCTGGCCGTTGCGGTGGGAACGCTGCTATCAAGGATGACCGCGGGCAGGATATTCGACGAGCACGGCCCCAACATCGTGATCGTCCCGGCGTTCCTGGCGTTCACCGCCGGGATCGTGATCTATGCACAGACGGCTGACCCCGGATGGTTCCTGTTCTCCGGATTCCTGATGGGATTCAGCGTATCGATTGTGTATTCGATCTGCCAGACCATCGTGGTCAACGAGAGCCCGGCCTACCGTTACGGCGTGACCGTCGCCACCATCGGCTCCGTATGCGACCTGGGGCTCGGATTCGGGCCCTACATACTGGGGATCGTCCTTGTCTCGACCGGATACACTGACATGTATCTCATCTGTGCGGCGGTGGGCCTGTTCAGCATGGTCATGTATTGGGCGGTGCATGGCCACAGGTCATTCATGGTCAAGCGTTCCAACGGATGCTGA
- a CDS encoding ImpB/MucB/SamB family protein, with product MDAFFAAVEIRDDPSLKGKPVIIGSLPNERGVVSTCSYEARKFGVHSAMNIKEAYRLCPEGIYIHPNMLKYKRASDQIHRIWGDYTDVMESIAFDEAYLDVTHTAGTFERAIEMGTEIKERIRNDLGLSCSVGVAYSMAAAKVASEEKKPDGFFVIRTQQEFVDLVLDRDIRILFSVGAKTADRMNSIGIYTVRDLLERQDDVLEDMGDRGRFYIDIASGIDDREVTPYNPEDAKSISRELTFQEDVTDRVLLKDVLLLLSMCVEDRAKAHGLHGSGVVLKITYSDMKGITRSRVTYSCEDALSIHRQACEMLEETKVRPVRLIGVGIYNLSQTGVKQATLDTMFSRRTEEEELKEVLRAMRKRYGFDFVAFREKYVHGTKLHKLVEDMRLKREYGFDMVDKL from the coding sequence ATGGATGCGTTCTTCGCCGCCGTGGAGATCCGCGACGACCCTTCGCTGAAGGGGAAACCCGTCATCATTGGTTCCCTGCCGAACGAGCGCGGTGTGGTATCCACCTGCAGCTATGAGGCCAGGAAGTTCGGGGTCCATTCCGCGATGAACATCAAGGAGGCATACCGCCTGTGCCCCGAAGGCATCTACATCCACCCGAACATGCTGAAGTACAAGAGGGCATCCGATCAGATCCATAGGATCTGGGGCGATTATACAGATGTAATGGAGAGCATAGCGTTCGACGAGGCATATCTGGATGTGACCCATACCGCAGGTACCTTCGAGCGCGCCATCGAGATGGGTACGGAGATCAAAGAGCGCATCCGGAACGACCTGGGTTTGAGCTGTTCCGTGGGTGTCGCCTATTCCATGGCCGCGGCCAAGGTGGCCAGCGAGGAGAAGAAGCCGGACGGTTTCTTCGTGATCAGGACCCAGCAGGAGTTCGTCGATCTGGTTCTGGACCGCGACATCAGGATACTGTTCTCGGTGGGGGCCAAGACCGCCGACAGGATGAACTCCATAGGCATCTACACCGTCAGGGACCTGCTGGAGAGGCAGGACGATGTCCTCGAGGACATGGGCGACAGGGGAAGGTTCTACATCGACATCGCCAGCGGGATCGACGACAGGGAGGTCACTCCGTATAATCCCGAGGATGCCAAGTCCATCAGCAGGGAGTTGACGTTCCAGGAGGACGTCACCGACAGGGTGCTGCTGAAGGACGTCCTTCTGCTCTTGTCCATGTGCGTGGAGGACCGCGCCAAGGCCCACGGGCTCCATGGCAGTGGAGTAGTCCTGAAGATCACATATTCCGACATGAAAGGGATAACCAGATCCCGGGTCACGTACTCCTGCGAGGACGCCCTGTCGATTCACCGCCAGGCTTGCGAGATGCTGGAGGAGACGAAGGTCAGGCCAGTAAGGCTGATAGGCGTGGGGATCTACAACCTGTCGCAGACAGGTGTGAAGCAGGCCACATTGGACACCATGTTCAGCAGGAGGACCGAAGAGGAGGAGCTGAAGGAGGTCCTGAGGGCGATGAGGAAGCGTTACGGCTTCGATTTCGTCGCGTTCAGGGAGAAGTATGTCCACGGGACCAAACTCCATAAGCTGGTCGAGGACATGAGACTCAAGAGGGAGTACGGCTTCGACATGGTGGACAAGCTCTGA
- a CDS encoding tRNA-dihydrouridine synthase, whose amino-acid sequence MMTWRIGDIECDGPVVLGPMSGYTSSSYRDFMKPFGVAVSMTEMTSAVGIANSDLKTTDYLDFNRNYPTGLQLFGHSEEDIAKAAKMALDYNPNIDFFDINMGCPVHKIHRSGAGSVLMKDPVLCGRIVSSVKKATGLPVTAKIRLGSDRNHMNYMDVIRELESSGVDAVTVHARTKDQGYSGTPDFDAIKDLQKEISVPLIVSGNIYDLDEAISAKDITSATAVMVARGGVGNPFLVTQIDEYNRSGRRLPNPTVSQQIQWCIQLTDMLIEEKGEEVAIRKLRSIAPKFVSGCHRCREYRLRIATQIDTREDLVRILEEIDRKMGLEQINTDGRRTYYTIDP is encoded by the coding sequence ATGATGACCTGGAGGATCGGCGACATCGAATGCGACGGCCCCGTGGTCCTGGGACCGATGTCGGGCTACACGTCCAGCAGCTACAGGGACTTCATGAAACCCTTCGGCGTGGCGGTCAGCATGACGGAGATGACATCAGCCGTCGGCATAGCAAACTCCGACCTCAAGACCACCGACTATCTGGATTTCAACAGGAACTATCCGACCGGGCTGCAGCTCTTCGGTCACAGCGAGGAGGACATCGCCAAGGCCGCCAAGATGGCACTGGACTACAACCCGAACATAGACTTCTTCGACATCAACATGGGATGCCCGGTGCACAAGATCCACAGGAGCGGTGCGGGATCGGTCCTGATGAAGGACCCGGTTCTATGCGGGAGGATCGTCTCGTCCGTGAAGAAGGCCACAGGTCTGCCTGTGACCGCGAAGATCCGTCTCGGTTCCGACAGAAACCACATGAACTACATGGATGTCATCCGTGAGCTGGAATCATCCGGAGTGGATGCGGTGACGGTGCATGCGCGCACGAAGGACCAGGGCTACAGCGGGACACCGGATTTCGATGCGATAAAGGACCTCCAGAAGGAGATCTCCGTCCCTCTGATCGTGTCAGGCAACATCTACGACCTGGACGAAGCGATCTCCGCCAAGGATATCACCTCTGCGACCGCCGTCATGGTCGCCAGGGGAGGTGTGGGCAACCCGTTCCTGGTCACCCAGATCGACGAATACAACAGATCCGGCAGGAGACTTCCGAACCCGACGGTCTCCCAGCAGATCCAATGGTGCATCCAGCTGACCGACATGCTCATCGAGGAGAAGGGCGAGGAGGTGGCAATAAGGAAGCTGCGCAGCATAGCTCCAAAGTTCGTATCGGGCTGCCACCGGTGCAGGGAGTACCGCCTCAGGATCGCCACGCAGATCGACACCAGGGAAGACCTGGTGAGGATACTGGAGGAGATCGACAGGAAGATGGGCCTGGAGCAGATCAACACCGACGGCAGGCGCACGTATTACACGATCGATCCGTGA